Proteins encoded together in one Meles meles chromosome 7, mMelMel3.1 paternal haplotype, whole genome shotgun sequence window:
- the RASSF9 gene encoding ras association domain-containing protein 9, which produces MAPFGRNLLKTRHKNRSPTKDMDSEEKEIVVWVCQEEKIVCGLTKRTTSADVIQALLEEHEATFGEKRFLLGKPSDYCIIEKWRGSERALPPLTRILKLWKAWGDEQPNMQFVLVKADAFLPVPLWRTAEAKLVQNTEKVWELSPANYMKTLPPDKQKRIVRKTFRKLAKIKQDTVSHDRDSMETLVHLIISQDHTIHQQVKRMKELDLEIEKCEAKFHLDRVENDGENYVQDAYLMPSFSEIEQKLDLPSDESQSLDDLTESDGIGHLEERLAYYRMLIDKLSAEIEKEVKSVCTEINEDAEGASASELESSNLENVKCDLEKSMKAGLKIHSHLSGVQKEIKYTDSLLQMKAKEYEFLAKELNSLHISNKDGCQLKENRGKESEVPSGSGEVPSLTQRVFNLYTNDTDSDTGISSNHSQDSEITGGDVVLLST; this is translated from the exons ATGGCTCCCTTTGGAAGAAACTTGCTAAAGACTCGTCATAAAAACAG atcTCCCACTAAAGACATGGattcagaagagaaggaaattgtGGTTTGGGTTTGCCAAGAAGAGAAGATTGTCTGTGGGTTAACTAAACGCACCACCTCTGCTGATGTCATCCAGGCTTTGCTTGAGGAACACGAGGCTACATTTGGAGAGAAACGGTTTCTGCTGGGGAAGCCCAGTGATTACTGCATCATAGAAAAGTGGAGGGGTTCAGAACGGGCTCTTCCTCCACTAACTAGAATCCTGAAGCTTTGGAAAGCCTGGGGAGATGAGCAGCCCAATATGCAATTTGTCTTGGTTAAAGCAGATGCTTTTCTTCCAGTTCCATTGTGGAGGACAGCGGAAGCCAAATTAGtgcaaaacacagaaaaagtatGGGAACTCAGTCCAGCAAACTACATGAAGACATTACCACCAGATAAGCAAAAAAGAATAGTCAGAAAAACTTTCCGGAAACTGGCTAAAATTAAGCAGGACACAGTTTCCCATGACCGCGATAGCATGGAGACCTTAGTTCATCTGATTATTTCCCAGGACCACACCATTCATCAGCAagtcaagagaatgaaagagcTGGATCTGGAAATTGAAAAGTGTGAGGCTAAGTTCCACCTGGATAGAGTagaaaatgatggagaaaatTATGTCCAGGATGCATATTTAATGCCCAGTTTCAGTGAAATTGAGCAGAAGCTGGACTTGCCTTCCGATGAAAGCCAGAGTCTGGACGACCTGACTGAAAGTGACGGAATTGGACACCTGGAGGAGAGATTAGCGTATTACAGAATGCTCATCGATAAGCTCTCtgctgaaatagaaaaagaggtAAAAAGTGTTTGCACAGAGATAAATGAAGATGCAGAAGGGGCCTCTGCAAGTGAGCTTGAAAGCTCTAATTTAGAAAATGTTAAGTGTGATTTGGAGAAAAGCATGAAAGCTGGTTTGAAAATTCACTCTCACTTGAGTGGCGTCCAGAAAGAGATTAAATACACTGACTCATTGCTTCAGATGAAAGCAAAAGAGTATGAATTCCTGGCCAAGGAGCTCAATTCCCTGCATATTAGCAACAAAGATGGATGCCAACTAAAGGAAAACAGGGGAAAGGAATCTGAGGTCCCCAGCGGCAGTGGGGAGGTGCCGTCCTTGACTCAACGAGTGTTTAACTTATATACAAATGACACAGACTCGGACACTGGGATCAGCTCTAACCACAGTCAGGACTCAGAAATAACTGGAGGAGACGTGGTGCTATTGTCAACATAA